Proteins from one Staphylococcus sp. IVB6214 genomic window:
- the argR gene encoding transcriptional regulator ArgR has product MPKKSVRHIKIREIISNEQIETQDELVKRLNDFDMNVTQATVSRDIKELQLIKVPTPTGEYIYSLPNDRRYHPLEKLGRYLMDSFVKIDGTDNLLVLKTLPGNAQSIGAILDQIDWEEVLGTICGDDTCLIICRSKQDAETIKNQIFNML; this is encoded by the coding sequence ATGCCTAAAAAATCAGTAAGACATATAAAAATAAGAGAAATTATTTCAAATGAACAAATAGAGACGCAAGATGAACTTGTAAAACGATTAAATGATTTTGATATGAATGTAACACAAGCAACTGTTTCACGAGATATCAAAGAACTCCAACTTATTAAAGTGCCAACGCCGACTGGAGAGTATATTTATAGTTTGCCAAATGATCGTCGTTACCATCCACTTGAAAAGTTAGGTCGCTATTTGATGGATTCATTTGTAAAAATTGATGGTACAGATAACTTACTCGTATTGAAAACTTTACCTGGAAACGCGCAATCAATCGGTGCAATTTTAGACCAAATTGATTGGGAAGAAGTACTCGGCACGATTTGTGGCGATGATACATGTTTAATTATATGTCGCAGTAAACAAGATGCTGAAACAATAAAAAATCAAATTTTTAATATGTTATAA